From the genome of Glycine max cultivar Williams 82 chromosome 2, Glycine_max_v4.0, whole genome shotgun sequence, one region includes:
- the LOC100805369 gene encoding phosphoribosylaminoimidazole-succinocarboxamide synthase, chloroplastic, which produces MGDFTVALNPPKTFRADILLSTTNNRTSPAARGFQTVLAFKPPRAFRGIRASVMPREGQQASLGDALVNTPRRSDFVEAIRRTAALSSCLSETSLHATVPGLESKTRGKVRDIYDAGDYLVLVTTDRQSAFDRILASIPFKGQVLNQTSLWWFERTKHIVSNAVVLAPDNNVTIARKCSVFPVEFVARGFVTGSTDTSLWTVYNKGVRNYCGNVIPDGMVKNQKLPKNILTPTTKAADHDVPITPDEIIDRGLMTRADYVEVSEKALSLFEYGQQVALEHGLILVDTKYEFGKANDGSIMLIDEVHTPDSSRYWIANSYLERFQNGLEPENIDKEFLRLWFISHCNPYEDEVLPDAPEDLVCELAWRYIFLYETITKSKFEVPSTEEPIHDRITRNVASALSSLK; this is translated from the exons ATGGGCGACTTCACGGTTGCGTTAAACCCTCCCAAAACCTTCCGCGCCGATATTCTCCTATCCACCACCAACAACCGCACTTCCCCGGCGGCGCGTGGCTTTCAAACCGTACTCGCGTTCAAACCACCGCGCGCTTTTCGAGGAATCCGCGCTTCGGTGATGCCAAGAGAGGGTCAACAAGCGTCTCTCGGAGACGCCCTTGTCAACACTCCGCGCCGAAGCGACTTCGTTGAGGCCATCAGAAGAACCGCCGCACTCTCCAGCTGCCTCTCAGAAACGAGCCTCCACGCCACCGTTCCCGGCCTCGAGTCCAAAACCCGCGGCAAA GTTCGAGATATATACGACGCTGGGGATTACCTCGTTTTGGTGACCACTGATCGGCAGAGTGCGTTTGATCGGATTCTTGCTTCCATTCCTTTCAAAGGCCAG GTTCTCAATCAGACGAGTTTGTGGTGGTTTGAAAGAACTAAGCATATCGTCTCTAATGCGGTTGTATTGGCTCCAGATAACAATGTTACAATAGCTAGGAAATGTTCAGTTTTCCCAGTTGAGTTTGTTG CTAGAGGGTTTGTCACTGGAAGTACTGATACATCTCTATGGACAGTCTACAATAAAGGCGTTCGGAACTATTGTGGAAATGTCATTCCAGATG GAATGGTAAAAAATCAGAAGTTGCCTAAAAATATACTCACTCCAACAACCAAGGCTGCAGATCATGATGTTCCTATCACTCCAGATGAG ATTATAGACAGGGGACTGATGACTCGAGCTGATTATGTAGAAGTTAGTGAAAAAGCATTATCCTTGTTTGAATATGGGCAG CAAGTGGCTTTGGAGCATGGCCTCATATTGGTAGATACTAAGTATGAGTTTGGGAAGGCAAATGATGGTTCAATTATGTTGATTGATGAG GTCCATACTCCTGATTCAAGTAGATATTGGATAGCCAATTCTTACCTGGAGCGCTTTCAAAATGGTCTTGAGCCTGAAAATATTGACAAG GAGTTTTTGAGGCTGTGGTTTATAAGTCACTGCAACCCTTATGAAGATGAg gTCCTTCCTGATGCTCCTGAAGATCTTGTCTGTGAATTAGCCTGGCG ATACATTTTCTTGTATGAGACTATAACAAAATCAAAGTTTGAGGTGCCATCGACTGAG GAGCCTATACATGACCGAATTACACGAAATGTTGCATCTGCACTGTCATCCCTAAAGTAG